The Priestia koreensis genomic interval CAAGCATTCCACCATAAAGGAAGTGAGAAAATGTTCTCATATATTACACGACGAGTATTAATGTTAATTCCTGTTCTATTGGGCCTTTCTCTAGTGGTATTTTTTATGATCCGTGCCATACCTGGAGATCCGGCTCAGGTGATATTAGGTCAGCTAGCTACGAAAGAATCGATTGCGAACTTAACGAAGCAGCTTGGATTAGATCAGCCTTGGTATATCCAATATTTTCACTATCTAGGGGATCTATTCACAGGAAATCTAGGCGATTCACTGCGTACAAAATCACCGATTAGCGAAGAGATTTGGCCATATTTAGCCGCAACAATTGAATTATCGCTAGTTGCGATCATCATTGCCATTGTGATTGGTGTAAATGCCGGCATTATTAGTGCATGGTTCCAAAATTCCTGGTTTGACTATGTAGCAATGCTTCTTGCCTTAATTGGCGTGTCCATTCCTATTTTCTGGCTTGGGCTTATGGAGCAGTGGGCATTTGCCATTAATCTTGACTGGCTTCCAACGATGGGCCGGGAGGATGTAAGGGCGCCTATAGAGGCCATCACACATCTTTATATTATAGATACATTAATACAGGGGCGCTTTGATCAATTCTGGACCGTCATTCAACATTTAATTTTACCAAGCCTTGCGCTTGCAACGATCCCAATGGCAATTATTGCCCGTATTACACGCTCAAGTATGCTTGAGGTCATGCGTTCAGATTTCATCCGAACAGCCCGTGCAAAAGGGTTGAAAATGTTTTGGGTTGTGTACAAACACTGTTTAAAAAATGCCGTCATTCCTATTATTACAATCATTGGATTACAGTTTGGCTTGTTACTAGGTGGTGCGATTTTAACGGAAACGATCTTCAGCTGGCCTGGAATTGGCCGCTATATTTACGAAGCAATCGGTTATCGTGACTATCCTGTTATTCAATCAGGAATTTTAATTATTGCTATTTTGTTCGTTTTGATCAATTTAATTGTCGATCTGTTATACGCAGTTGTTGATCCACGTATTAAATATAATTAGGAATGGAGAGGTGTTATTATGGCAGAACTAGCGAGAAAAGAAGCTTCCTTACCGCCTTCAGCACCACAGCAAGATGAGTCCATTTCTCCGTGGAAAGAAGCATGGAGGGGATTTCGTAAAAATAAACTAGCGGTCATTGGGACAGGTATCGTACTTTTCTTTATTATATTGGCACTTGCTGCACCTTGGATCGCACCACAGGGCTTCAATGAGCAGATGATCTCGAAAAAGCTTCAGCCCCCTTCAAGTGAGCACTGGTTTGGGACAGATGATTTTGGACGGGACATCCTTTCACGTGTCATATACGGAGCGAGAATTTCCTTATGGGTTGGCTTTGTAGCCGTTCTAGGATCTGTGATAGTAGGAAGCTTGCTTGGAATTTTAGCAGGGTACTATGGAAAATGGATTGATACAATCATTTCACGAGTTTTCGATATTATGCTTGCTTTCCCGAGTATTCTATTAGCAATTGGAATCGTAGCGGTATTAGGACCTTCCTTAGAAAATGCTTTGATTGCGATTGCGGTTATAAATATTCCAAATTTCGGGCGTCTTATTCGATCCAAAGTATTGAGTGTTAAACAGGAGGAGTACATTCTGTCAGCGAAAGCAATTGGGATGAAGGACAGCCGTATTCTTTTCCATCATATTTTGCCGAACAGCATGACGCCAATTATTGTACAGGGTACGCTAGCTATCGCAACGGCAATTATTGAAGCAGCTGCTCTTGGGTTTTTAGGGTTAGGTGCGAGAGCCCCAGAACCTGAGTGGGGGAAGATGCTAGCAGATTCTAAAACGTTTTTAGTACAAGCTCCTTGGACAATGGTTTTCCCCGGCATCGCCATTATGCTGACGGTTCTAGGGTTTAATCTCATGGGAGACGGATTACGAGATGCGCTAGACCCAAGAATGAAAAATTAAAAAAATCCTGGAGCATCGCTCCAGGATTTTTTCTATTCAAGTTCAGGTTCATCTTCAATTTGAAATTCATTAATGTCTTTGTGATAGCTATGGAAACTATCAATTAAGGTCTCTAAATGATCCAAATGGTCACTATATTCTAGAATAGCCGCTACAACAGGGAACAGGTGATAAACTGCTTTATTGTCGCTATCCTCTTCTTGTAATCGTTGTTGCATAAACGCATGAATAAGAGCGCGTCTGCCTGTGCAAGCCTCATCTGCAATGGGTTCAGTTTGCTGGACTTTAATTTTACCGATAAATTTGAGCATTAAGTGCTCGTGATATCCTAGTAAGCATTCTATTTCGCTTGTAATTAAGTCTTGCATGTTTTTAGGAAGATGCAAGATATCATTCTCTAAGCGGTGTAACAATTTTAAAATTTTATAGGAAGCATTTGTCGTAACAATCATTTGACGAAAGAGAACTAGCTTTCTTGATTTTACATACCTATTTTTCTTCGAATGCGTACGCTCTTCTTTGTAAAAATCAAAGAATTGATCCATGCGTTTGATTTGATCCTTGATTTTACTAATATCAGCTTTTAAAAGAGTGTATTCTGTTGCTTGGCGCATGCTAATACGAATCCATTTAATAATCTCTTCCGTTGTATAAACAATTTTATAGTAAAGCTTTGTTTCATACTTAGGTGGGAGAAAAATTAAGTTTACCGCAAAGGCTGAAAGTACACCGAGCAGAATAGTACTAAAACGTATAAGTGCAAATAGAACGAAGTGATCGCTCGTGCTCTCCATGATGGACAAGACCGTTACTAAGGCTAAACCAATGGTATTATTAATTTTAAGTTTTAAGTTGATACCAATAACAATAACAGCTGTTAGTCCAATAATGAAAGGATTATTACCAAAGATCAGTACAAAAACTACCGCTAATAACGCGCCAATTACGTTTCCTTGTACCTGTTCAAGCACGGTTAGGTAAGAGCGATAAATCGATGGTTGAATCGCAAATATCGCAGCAATTCCCGCAAAGATGGGAGAAGGGCTCCCTAGATACTTAGCTAGAACTAAAGCAAGCGTAATGGCAATTCCCGTTTTTAAAATGCGGGCTCCAAGTTTCATTTGATTCTTAAATTCCTTTCCGATAATAATTCTTTTCTTATTTATTA includes:
- a CDS encoding ABC transporter permease — protein: MAELARKEASLPPSAPQQDESISPWKEAWRGFRKNKLAVIGTGIVLFFIILALAAPWIAPQGFNEQMISKKLQPPSSEHWFGTDDFGRDILSRVIYGARISLWVGFVAVLGSVIVGSLLGILAGYYGKWIDTIISRVFDIMLAFPSILLAIGIVAVLGPSLENALIAIAVINIPNFGRLIRSKVLSVKQEEYILSAKAIGMKDSRILFHHILPNSMTPIIVQGTLAIATAIIEAAALGFLGLGARAPEPEWGKMLADSKTFLVQAPWTMVFPGIAIMLTVLGFNLMGDGLRDALDPRMKN
- a CDS encoding FUSC family protein, yielding MKLGARILKTGIAITLALVLAKYLGSPSPIFAGIAAIFAIQPSIYRSYLTVLEQVQGNVIGALLAVVFVLIFGNNPFIIGLTAVIVIGINLKLKINNTIGLALVTVLSIMESTSDHFVLFALIRFSTILLGVLSAFAVNLIFLPPKYETKLYYKIVYTTEEIIKWIRISMRQATEYTLLKADISKIKDQIKRMDQFFDFYKEERTHSKKNRYVKSRKLVLFRQMIVTTNASYKILKLLHRLENDILHLPKNMQDLITSEIECLLGYHEHLMLKFIGKIKVQQTEPIADEACTGRRALIHAFMQQRLQEEDSDNKAVYHLFPVVAAILEYSDHLDHLETLIDSFHSYHKDINEFQIEDEPELE
- a CDS encoding ABC transporter permease; its protein translation is MFSYITRRVLMLIPVLLGLSLVVFFMIRAIPGDPAQVILGQLATKESIANLTKQLGLDQPWYIQYFHYLGDLFTGNLGDSLRTKSPISEEIWPYLAATIELSLVAIIIAIVIGVNAGIISAWFQNSWFDYVAMLLALIGVSIPIFWLGLMEQWAFAINLDWLPTMGREDVRAPIEAITHLYIIDTLIQGRFDQFWTVIQHLILPSLALATIPMAIIARITRSSMLEVMRSDFIRTARAKGLKMFWVVYKHCLKNAVIPIITIIGLQFGLLLGGAILTETIFSWPGIGRYIYEAIGYRDYPVIQSGILIIAILFVLINLIVDLLYAVVDPRIKYN